The following proteins are encoded in a genomic region of Candidatus Poribacteria bacterium:
- a CDS encoding Gfo/Idh/MocA family oxidoreductase: MATSDRVRIGVIGVGSISVRGILPHLTQDDVQDRLEVTAVCDPVPGRAQAASEKFNVPYAYQTYDELLADGHVDAVSIASPIGLHYEQGKLAIEHGLHAHFNKTMTTTVDEADDLIESAARKGVKLVASPGQMLRPIHQEIRKLINEGAIGTLTWAATGSAFGRYHENESVRHGDDLLSNINPAWYFRKPGGGPLYDMTVYGLHTMTGILGPVKRVTAFSGVRVKEREFRGEMLPCDMDDNTFILLDFGDAFFGFIYGAAAGHGIKGGLAIHGTAGAIEGSTLNGEPIDAPKRELPHVVGPHRNIQESHVYEDIMQLVDWIREDKPTIVTAEHARHVIEIFDAGYRSAETGQAQNLRTTF, encoded by the coding sequence ATGGCAACCAGTGACAGAGTACGCATCGGTGTTATCGGTGTAGGGAGCATCTCAGTGCGTGGCATCCTTCCGCATCTCACCCAAGACGATGTCCAAGATAGATTAGAGGTAACCGCTGTCTGTGACCCGGTCCCCGGTAGGGCACAAGCGGCATCTGAAAAATTCAACGTTCCGTATGCATACCAGACCTACGACGAACTCTTGGCGGATGGACATGTAGACGCTGTTAGCATCGCATCACCCATCGGCTTGCATTATGAACAGGGGAAACTCGCGATTGAGCACGGTCTGCACGCCCATTTCAACAAGACGATGACAACCACCGTCGATGAGGCGGACGACCTTATTGAATCGGCGGCACGTAAAGGTGTGAAGTTGGTGGCTTCTCCCGGACAGATGCTCCGCCCGATCCACCAAGAAATTCGTAAACTCATTAATGAGGGTGCCATTGGAACGTTGACGTGGGCAGCTACCGGCTCCGCTTTCGGACGGTACCACGAAAACGAATCGGTTCGGCACGGCGACGATCTACTCTCGAATATCAACCCCGCATGGTACTTCCGCAAACCTGGTGGCGGTCCGCTCTACGATATGACCGTCTACGGTCTGCATACAATGACCGGTATTCTTGGACCTGTGAAGCGTGTAACAGCGTTCTCTGGTGTTCGCGTCAAGGAACGTGAATTCCGAGGCGAGATGCTCCCTTGTGATATGGACGATAACACCTTTATTCTCCTTGACTTCGGCGATGCCTTCTTCGGTTTTATCTATGGTGCTGCAGCGGGACATGGGATCAAGGGGGGATTGGCAATTCATGGGACAGCTGGCGCAATCGAAGGCAGCACCCTTAACGGAGAACCAATTGACGCACCGAAAAGAGAGTTACCGCACGTCGTGGGACCGCATCGTAATATTCAGGAATCACACGTCTATGAGGATATTATGCAGCTTGTGGATTGGATCCGCGAGGATAAACCGACAATTGTAACGGCGGAGCATGCGCGGCATGTCATAGAAATTTTTGATGCAGGGTACCGATCCGCAGAGACAGGACAAGCACAAAACTTGCGTACAACGTTTTGA
- a CDS encoding PfkB family carbohydrate kinase, giving the protein MPKALCIGELLIDFVSTTPDVTLTEAPGFVKAPGGAPANVAVGLAKLGMDAGFIGKVGADAFGDFLRETLQQNGVNTDYLIAGEGSRTTLAFVATRSDGMKDITFYRHPGADIQLSPNEINIDYIQSAELLHYGSVSLSHSPSREATLHAIQSARAGGARLSYDPNLRLMLWDSARDAKRWIWEVMPYADVVKISEEEWEFVTGDADFEQGIKRILGLGVKLLVVTLGERGCYYTNGFAEGFVDGFIVNVVDTLGAGDAFVAAMLTQLSQYMDLTALVKGQLDPIMRYANAAGALATQKVGVIPALPTPADIESFL; this is encoded by the coding sequence ATGCCAAAAGCTTTATGTATCGGTGAACTCCTTATCGACTTTGTTTCCACAACGCCTGATGTCACACTCACTGAAGCCCCAGGATTTGTCAAAGCACCGGGCGGCGCACCTGCCAATGTTGCTGTCGGTTTAGCAAAACTCGGTATGGATGCCGGATTTATCGGTAAAGTAGGTGCAGATGCGTTCGGCGATTTCCTTCGCGAGACACTTCAGCAGAACGGTGTTAATACCGATTACCTCATTGCGGGGGAGGGGTCTCGAACGACCTTAGCGTTTGTCGCTACACGCTCCGATGGCATGAAGGACATCACCTTCTATCGACATCCAGGTGCCGACATCCAACTCTCTCCTAACGAAATTAACATTGACTATATTCAATCGGCGGAACTGTTGCACTATGGCTCTGTGAGTCTCAGCCATTCGCCGAGTCGAGAAGCGACGCTCCACGCGATCCAGTCAGCAAGAGCAGGCGGTGCCCGCCTTTCCTACGACCCAAATCTGCGCTTGATGCTCTGGGATAGTGCTAGGGATGCCAAACGCTGGATCTGGGAGGTAATGCCCTACGCGGATGTCGTCAAAATTTCGGAAGAGGAATGGGAATTTGTTACAGGTGATGCGGATTTTGAACAAGGCATTAAACGTATTCTTGGACTCGGTGTGAAATTGCTCGTTGTTACATTAGGGGAGCGCGGATGTTATTACACAAACGGTTTTGCTGAAGGTTTTGTCGACGGCTTTATCGTTAACGTGGTGGATACACTGGGGGCGGGAGATGCTTTCGTCGCTGCCATGCTTACACAATTAAGTCAGTATATGGACCTTACCGCGCTTGTAAAAGGTCAACTGGATCCTATCATGCGATATGCGAATGCCGCAGGAGCATTGGCAACGCAGAAGGTCGGTGTAATTCCTGCTCTACCTACTCCTGCTGATATTGAGAGTTTCTTGTAA